In Sebaldella termitidis ATCC 33386, one DNA window encodes the following:
- a CDS encoding CBS domain-containing protein, with product MSSIKFTSRQKEIIKIVEKNQPVTGEEIAQILKMNKSTLRLDFSVLTKFNILIAKPKIGYSLAGSHFHYFSKEEIKEQDISEVMEVPTLINHDTNIKDAIINLFMYNTDILYAVDNNSLVGVVTKKDLLKISINGKDLEKIPVSLVMTRMPNIIYLYSKSSIYDGIQKLNYHQIDNIPIVKSMEENGKNILKVIGQFSKTTACNLFFELLDK from the coding sequence GTGAGTTCTATAAAATTTACATCCCGACAAAAAGAAATAATTAAAATTGTAGAGAAGAATCAGCCTGTTACCGGCGAAGAAATAGCACAGATCCTGAAGATGAATAAATCTACACTGCGATTAGATTTTTCTGTATTAACCAAGTTCAATATACTTATAGCAAAACCTAAAATTGGTTATTCTCTGGCAGGCAGCCACTTCCACTATTTTTCCAAAGAAGAGATAAAAGAACAGGATATCTCCGAAGTTATGGAAGTCCCTACACTTATAAACCACGATACAAACATAAAAGATGCAATAATAAATCTGTTTATGTACAATACAGATATTTTATATGCTGTAGATAACAACTCCCTTGTAGGTGTGGTCACTAAAAAAGATCTTTTAAAAATAAGCATAAACGGAAAAGATCTGGAAAAAATTCCTGTTAGTCTGGTTATGACCAGAATGCCTAATATTATTTATCTGTACTCCAAATCATCTATTTATGACGGCATTCAAAAACTGAATTATCACCAGATTGACAATATTCCCATAGTAAAAAGCATGGAAGAAAACGGAAAAAATATCCTGAAAGTTATAGGCCAGTTTTCTAAAACTACAGCCTGTAATCTATTTTTTGAACTACTTGACAAATAG
- a CDS encoding MarR family winged helix-turn-helix transcriptional regulator: MLAHQKITGKIDSYLSRFEVTSTQISILLLLVISENGFETPGSISRKLGLSNPTISNVIKTLNKKELVKKEVSEKDKRFCNICITSKGLIFLNEVMSEYHLKYERLLMNFTSEELKYLKHNSLKLFCSLDFF; encoded by the coding sequence ATGCTGGCACATCAAAAAATTACCGGAAAGATTGATAGCTACCTCAGCCGTTTTGAAGTCACAAGCACTCAGATATCGATACTTTTACTTTTAGTTATAAGTGAAAATGGTTTTGAAACGCCGGGCAGTATTTCAAGAAAATTAGGATTATCTAATCCTACAATAAGCAATGTAATAAAAACATTAAATAAAAAAGAGCTTGTAAAAAAAGAAGTTTCAGAAAAAGACAAGAGATTCTGCAATATATGCATCACTTCAAAAGGTTTGATTTTTTTGAATGAAGTCATGTCTGAATACCATTTAAAGTATGAAAGACTGTTAATGAATTTTACCAGTGAAGAATTAAAATACTTAAAACATAATTCGTTAAAATTATTCTGCAGTCTTGATTTTTTTTAA
- a CDS encoding DUF975 family protein: MEFGKIFSKSINDYKKNWEKMLGISVYLIVFGMISLFFSELSDILGLILDFLNIIVLIGVSHVCLKAARYEEFSIGDTFIGFRERTGRLLLLELLIGLFSFLWGLLLIIPGIVKGIAYSQAFYIYLDNPELTASECISESEDIMDGFKTDYFVLSLLLGLAGILFFLPMVIFAFAINLFESADIVWIKIIFSAWNYISYPFFILFNTNFYLNLTLWDFSVKAEGAGIE, from the coding sequence ATGGAATTTGGGAAAATATTTTCAAAATCAATTAATGATTACAAAAAAAATTGGGAAAAAATGCTTGGAATTTCGGTATATTTGATTGTTTTCGGAATGATCAGCCTTTTCTTTTCAGAATTATCTGATATTTTAGGATTAATATTAGATTTTTTGAATATTATTGTATTAATAGGAGTAAGTCATGTATGTCTGAAAGCTGCCAGATATGAGGAATTTAGTATTGGAGACACATTTATAGGATTCAGGGAAAGAACTGGAAGATTATTATTACTGGAATTATTAATAGGGCTGTTCAGCTTTTTATGGGGATTACTGCTTATAATTCCCGGAATCGTAAAAGGAATAGCTTATTCACAGGCATTTTATATATATTTAGACAATCCTGAGTTAACTGCAAGTGAATGTATCAGTGAAAGTGAGGATATAATGGATGGATTTAAGACAGATTATTTTGTTTTAAGTTTATTATTAGGCTTGGCAGGAATCTTATTCTTCCTTCCTATGGTTATTTTTGCTTTTGCAATAAATCTTTTTGAATCAGCGGATATAGTATGGATAAAGATTATTTTTAGTGCATGGAATTATATTTCATATCCGTTTTTTATTCTGTTTAATACTAATTTTTATTTAAATCTGACTCTTTGGGATTTCTCTGTGAAAGCAGAAGGGGCAGGTATAGAATAA
- a CDS encoding pyruvate, water dikinase regulatory protein has protein sequence MEKIYIYSISDSVGETSESVIKAALCQFNYTNYEIKKYSFVSTLEELKIILEESKTHKSIFFYTLVETELVNYIKEFSRNYEIKNVDLLSEALNSIAGVLNMEPKREPGILRRLNMSYFDRIEAVEFAVKYDDGKDPRGFMLADIILLGISRTSKTPLSLYLANKNYKVANFPVVPNVPIPKELIKASPEKIFGLTISLDKVHAIRRERLKTLGFTSQSSYSDKESILEEIEYANEVIRKIGCPVIDVSNKAIEETGDVILSYINKDKED, from the coding sequence ATGGAAAAAATATATATATATTCTATATCGGATTCAGTCGGAGAGACTTCTGAATCAGTGATAAAAGCTGCGTTATGTCAGTTTAATTATACTAATTATGAAATCAAAAAATATTCATTTGTCAGTACTCTTGAAGAGTTAAAAATTATACTGGAGGAAAGCAAAACACATAAATCCATATTTTTTTACACATTAGTAGAAACAGAGCTTGTTAATTATATAAAAGAATTCTCAAGAAACTATGAGATAAAAAATGTGGATTTACTTTCAGAAGCATTGAATTCAATAGCCGGAGTGCTTAATATGGAACCCAAAAGAGAGCCCGGAATACTGAGAAGACTTAATATGAGTTATTTTGACAGAATAGAGGCAGTAGAATTCGCTGTAAAATATGATGATGGAAAAGACCCGCGCGGCTTTATGCTGGCTGATATAATTCTTCTTGGAATTTCCAGAACCAGCAAAACACCGCTCAGCCTGTATCTTGCCAATAAGAACTATAAAGTGGCTAATTTCCCTGTGGTACCCAATGTTCCGATACCAAAGGAGCTTATTAAGGCTTCTCCGGAAAAAATATTCGGACTTACCATATCACTGGATAAAGTTCACGCAATAAGACGGGAAAGACTGAAAACTTTGGGATTTACCTCGCAGTCCTCTTATTCGGACAAGGAATCTATACTTGAAGAAATCGAATATGCGAATGAAGTAATCAGAAAAATAGGCTGCCCTGTTATTGATGTGTCAAATAAAGCCATCGAAGAAACAGGAGATGTAATTTTAAGTTATATAAATAAAGATAAAGAAGATTAG
- a CDS encoding alkyl/aryl-sulfatase: MEIKKNILKLAVLSLVLSVNLLAAETSKDATSFTKEKNEQVLQELPFSDTQDFDDAKKGFVATLPKLVIPSSDGHNVWDITSYEFLNGKSAPFTVNPSLWRIAQINNINGLFKVTDRVYQVRGFDISNMTIVEGNKGLIITDPIMSAETAKAALDLYYQNRPKKPIVAVIYSHSHGDHYGGVRGVITDEDVKSGKVKVYAPEGFLEEAVSENVYAGNAMGRRALYMYGALLPRGEKGQVDGGLGKTTSVGSVGLIAPTDIISKNTETRTIDGVQIEFSLVPGTEAPSEMIMYYPQFKLLNTAEDATHTLHNLYTLRGAQVRDAAKWWKAIDMMLSTYGDKAEVVIAQHHWPKWGNKEINTYLEKQRDAYKYIHDQTLNLANKGYTMNEIAEMIKLPDVLEQEWSLRGYYGSVNHDAKAVYQRYLGWYDSNPANLNPLPPEEASKKYVEVMGGSKSIIKKAKEYYKNGEYRWVAELMNRVVFAEPDNQEAKNLAADALEQLGYQTENATWRNEYLMGAFELRNGKVKLPAGIGADTPDTIRAMTVDMFLDYMGIRLNSEKAKNTSITMNWDIPDIKSKYTVTMENSVLVYRKVDSFKNNADITLTLPKEALNNILVKQSTLDKEIQSGNAKIAGDVEKFKEALTFFDTFTPDFNIVTP, encoded by the coding sequence ATGGAAATTAAAAAAAATATTCTAAAATTAGCAGTATTATCTTTAGTTTTATCAGTTAATCTGCTTGCAGCCGAAACATCTAAAGATGCTACATCGTTTACAAAAGAAAAAAATGAACAAGTTTTACAAGAGCTTCCGTTTAGTGATACTCAGGATTTTGACGATGCTAAAAAAGGATTTGTTGCTACTTTACCAAAATTAGTAATTCCGTCTTCTGATGGACATAATGTCTGGGACATAACAAGTTATGAATTTTTAAATGGAAAATCTGCTCCTTTTACGGTAAATCCAAGCTTATGGAGAATTGCTCAGATAAATAATATCAACGGATTATTTAAAGTAACAGACAGGGTATATCAGGTAAGAGGATTCGATATTTCTAATATGACAATAGTTGAAGGAAATAAAGGATTAATAATTACTGATCCTATAATGAGTGCTGAAACTGCCAAAGCCGCACTTGATCTTTATTATCAAAACAGACCTAAAAAACCTATAGTTGCTGTAATATACAGCCATAGCCACGGAGATCATTACGGAGGAGTGCGAGGCGTAATTACAGATGAAGATGTAAAATCCGGGAAAGTAAAGGTTTATGCTCCGGAAGGATTCCTTGAGGAAGCTGTCAGTGAAAATGTGTATGCCGGAAATGCGATGGGAAGAAGAGCACTGTATATGTATGGAGCTTTGCTTCCAAGAGGAGAAAAAGGGCAGGTAGACGGCGGACTGGGGAAAACGACTTCTGTAGGCTCAGTAGGACTTATTGCGCCAACTGACATAATTTCAAAAAATACTGAAACTAGAACCATAGATGGTGTTCAGATAGAGTTTAGTCTAGTGCCCGGAACAGAAGCACCGTCAGAAATGATAATGTATTATCCGCAGTTCAAATTGCTAAATACTGCTGAGGATGCTACACATACACTGCATAATTTATACACTTTAAGGGGAGCACAGGTAAGGGATGCTGCTAAATGGTGGAAAGCAATTGACATGATGCTGAGTACATACGGTGATAAAGCAGAGGTAGTAATAGCACAGCATCATTGGCCTAAATGGGGAAATAAAGAAATTAATACTTATCTTGAAAAGCAAAGAGATGCTTATAAATATATTCATGATCAGACATTAAATTTGGCAAATAAAGGTTATACAATGAATGAAATCGCAGAAATGATAAAATTACCGGATGTGCTGGAACAGGAGTGGTCACTTAGAGGATATTACGGAAGTGTGAATCATGATGCAAAAGCAGTGTACCAAAGATATTTAGGCTGGTATGACAGTAATCCGGCAAATTTAAATCCTCTGCCGCCGGAAGAAGCTTCAAAAAAATATGTTGAGGTAATGGGCGGTTCAAAATCAATAATAAAAAAAGCAAAAGAATATTATAAAAATGGTGAATACAGATGGGTGGCCGAATTAATGAACAGAGTAGTATTTGCTGAGCCTGATAATCAGGAGGCTAAAAATCTTGCTGCTGATGCTCTGGAACAATTAGGATATCAGACTGAAAATGCTACATGGAGAAATGAATACTTAATGGGCGCTTTTGAATTAAGAAATGGAAAAGTAAAGCTTCCGGCAGGTATAGGAGCAGATACACCTGACACAATCAGAGCGATGACTGTTGACATGTTTCTTGATTATATGGGGATACGTTTAAACAGTGAAAAAGCAAAGAATACAAGTATTACTATGAATTGGGATATACCGGATATAAAAAGTAAATATACCGTTACAATGGAAAATTCTGTTCTTGTGTATAGAAAAGTAGATTCATTTAAGAATAATGCTGACATTACACTAACATTACCAAAAGAAGCTCTTAATAATATTCTTGTGAAACAGTCTACACTAGACAAGGAGATTCAAAGCGGTAATGCTAAAATTGCAGGCGATGTGGAAAAATTCAAGGAGGCTTTAACTTTCTTTGATACATTCACACCGGATTTTAATATAGTTACACCTTAA
- a CDS encoding VOC family protein — MALEIYLNFEGNCYEAVSFYSKIFKTEMQNVMYYSDMPENPDFPLTDEVKKMVLHTFLNINGTTVMFSDCPPNIPLKFGNNTALVINKDNTEEIKELFNALKEDGTVVMDLQETFWSRLYAFVEDKYGILWHLIYTGN; from the coding sequence ATGGCTTTGGAAATATACCTGAATTTTGAAGGAAACTGCTATGAAGCAGTGAGCTTCTACTCTAAAATATTCAAAACTGAAATGCAGAATGTTATGTATTACTCTGATATGCCTGAAAACCCAGACTTTCCTCTTACTGATGAAGTAAAAAAAATGGTACTTCACACTTTTTTAAATATAAACGGTACAACAGTCATGTTTTCCGATTGTCCGCCGAATATCCCGCTGAAATTCGGTAATAATACAGCATTAGTTATAAATAAAGACAATACCGAAGAAATAAAAGAACTCTTTAATGCTCTAAAAGAGGACGGAACAGTTGTAATGGATCTGCAGGAGACTTTCTGGAGCAGGCTTTATGCATTTGTAGAAGATAAATATGGAATTTTATGGCATCTTATTTATACTGGCAATTAA